TTTATTTATAGGATGAAGCTACCTGTATTCAGTGTTCTTCAAATGTCTTccattcaatttattttaatttcaatttatgccatttcctttctctctttacaGATGAGATCACTGCTAGTTTTCGTCGCTTTGGACCTTTGATTGTAGACTGGCCACACAAGGCAGAGAGCAAATCTTATTTTCCTCCTAAAGGTGAATATCTGATAACCAATAACATATGAGCATTTTAGAATCATTTTTCTTGAGAAGACTCCATTTTAGACAAGATTTTTGTGACAATGACCCAAtgtttagggggaaaaaagttgaaTCCTTGGGATTGTTATAAACTGGTGGAATTTAGAATGTGGCTTTGCAATTATTCTGCACTAAAAGAATTCTTCCTTAactttctgtttttactttattccattttcctttttcttcccctgttgTTGTTCACTTTTGTAATAATAGTCAAGACTAGTCCTCTTTAAAGGGACTAAATGCCCTCCACAGAAGCTGGGAAGGATTTCTACCTTATATTAACAACCATCCTGGCAGGTTTGCCTCTACGGCTGTGGCTTTTGTTCAGTTCATACTGCTGGCTTACCCTTTTCGAAGGAAGTGGGGAGAGAGTGTGCTGATCAGCAAGCTCCCTGCTTTCCTTCATGTCTCTGCAGAGGACTTGCAGGAGGCTGGGTTGGAAATGTGTGAGAGCACATTAAAGTTTGTCCCTTACTGTGTGGTAGCATGATGACATGGTGCCAAGCATAATTCTGGGTTAAATTATTATCCTGTAGACAAATGGACAAAAGAagttatgtttttgttttccctttcataGGATatgcatttttgctgtttcaagATGAAAGCTCTGTACAGGCACTGATTGATGCATGTATTGAAGAAGATGGAAAGCTCTATCTTTGTGTTTCCAGCCCAACTATCAAAGACAAACCGGTAGGTAGAAGTGTCAGGGCCTGCACAATTCCTGTATGATAACCAGAAATTGTCCTCTTCagatgccttttttccttttttctgtcttcagagtgctaatgtttaaatttctttaaggCGTCAAATTAAGTTCTCAAAGAGAAGACCaacttacttatttttaaactagaCATTGAGGTTTTTTAGTCTAGTTACAATTcatatttttgttagaaaaaagtTTGCTAAATTTCACCATTGCTGatgtaataaatatatttccagaCATGTATTTTATGCTTATTATTGATTAAAATGTAGAATTCATATTGTCTGAGTGTTGCATGTAACATGTTTTGACAGAGACAAATTAAATCCGAAAAAACATAATGTGGCATTGAACTGTAAAGTATAGTACAAATGGTTTTGGGGCTGATGCGAATCTGTTAGTAGTTGGAGAGACTTCTGCTATATTCCTATACTTCAAATTTGGCCAGCTGTAGGCAAATATAAAGCAGCTTGTTTTGCATAGTAAATAAACACGCAACTTTGCGCACTGGAGCCTGTTGCATTGAGATAACGCTAGTCTAGTGCTTACGCTTGGCTAGAACAACACGAATAGTGTAGATACGTGTGCACCAATGTGGTTCGTACAGCACGGTTCAGTCATGATTAAGTAAATGTGTAAGTAGAGGGTGAgttttttcctagaaatttgGGTAACAAGGAAGTGGTGAAATTTAGTATGATCAAATGGTCTGTCTTAACAGAGCTTATTACCATTTTGAGAAATGATTGCTGAACAAGTAGAAAATGAGTTTAGAAAGCACAGCCGTTTAAGAGGTTTTCATCTTTGTAGaatactgttttaatttatattacTGAGATACTTTGAATTGtgaatggttaaaaaaaaaaggctttttgtcCATAGGTTCAGATCCGGCCTTGGAACCTTAGTGATAGTGATTTTGTTATGGATGGTTCACAGCCTCTTGACCCACGAAAAACCATTTTTGTTGGTGGTGTTCCTCGGCCTTTACGAGCAGGTACACTGCGTGTTCCGCAGCACTGGGCATGTTGAATATGCAGTCTGATTGGGGAGCAATGGGGAAAACAAGTTATTTCAGCAAGGGAAGTATTAAGTGTTCTTGACACTTAATAGCAGGGGACATGACTACAAATGGACTGTTTCATTTgatgcttttagaaaaaattaCCAAGTCTACACCACTGTTTCGTTTTCCTTTCTGGTTTAGTGGAACTTGCAATGATAATGGATCGGCTGTATGGAGGGGTGTGCTATGCTGGAATTGACACAGACCCTGAGCTGAAGTACCCAAAAGGAGCTGGGCGGGTTGCATTTTCTAATCAACAGAGTTACATAGCTGCTATCAGTGCTCGCTTTGTTCAGCTGCAGCATGGAGAGATAGATAAACGGGTAAGGTCTTCAAGCATATTCTATTTTTGTTCAGTGCTTTCTCTAGAAATGCTTTTCCATGTAAATGTGTGTCATTGTGAAGACTGTAAATGTTATATCAGATTAATTGCATATTTAGGGCTAGATTGTGCCACTTAGATacaacacagaataaaaatgaagaagtggTACAGAACTGTTGCTTCTGGAACGTGGGAGGCAACTGTGAAGCAGACTTTCTCAAATTGCTTAGCATAATGGGAAGCATGTCAGATGCCTTGCCCTTTTATAAGAATATTGCATTCGTCATATACTCCCACTGCAAGTATTTGCACTTGTAGTGTTTGTATAATGTCAGGGAGTAAGGTATCTGCCAAGGATGGAGCAGTTCTTACTCCTGTTCTATGTCTTTTGAGAGACTGGGCAGAATCTGGCCCTAGTGTTACACATTGTGTGCTGTGTGTTCCTAAAGAGCATCATAGTAACGCATTGTAAACTCATTAGTGTGCATTACAGCCTCACAGTCATCCTCCACAGCTTATGTAAAGGCTGTGTctggttattttatttctttattattataaattcaAGGAATATGCCAAATGGATCTGCAGTTTGCTTGCATCTGCCCTCTTCATCTATATAAAAAGTGACTTTGCCAATTACAGTGATCTTTGGGCGACAATTTTGAGAAACTCAGATCCTTACATCTACTGTTCTGTCTAATTCATGCTTTGTCTTTGGATTTTTCTTACATGACTGTCATTATTgatcttaatttttaagatCAAAATTACTACtatttactattattactattaagATAAAATTACTACAGAGGAAAACCCCCAAAGTTGGCTGATTAGCTGATTATCATTTCACTTTTGCTTTGGCTATAAAGCTTGGGTAGAAGAATTGTAAGAACAGTTTGACTGTGGGCCTGCAAATTGGAATGTCTTTGTTCTAATCTTGGCTCTGAAATGAGTTCTGTACAGCTTTGAACAAATAATTTGGGCCGCCCTTGTGCAACTTCTGCTTGCATAAGCAGACGCTTGGGTGAATAAGTCCATTGAAGCTGGTGGGACTACAAATTTAAGTAAGTACTTGTGAACTCTAGCAAAGATTTTGCAATCTATTTCCCCTTCCTTGTCTCCTCCCAGTCCTCCTTATTTCCCCATTTTGTGTGTAGTTCAGAAGAAATGTGGGGAGATAAGTGCTCAGAGGATTCATTATAGGAGGGGTTGTGTGCATGAGAGAGATAAAAGTACAACAGTGGCAATACTACTTTTTATTAATAAGGTactatttattaataatttttctaataaagtttctttgtaaaaataaaaataaaattagtaacAAGAAGGGATTTCCTGTAAAATTAGGCAAGGAGGTGCTGCTAAAGGGTGTGCCCTTCAAAGAGataatgcaaattaaatgcTCAGTGGCCTGCAGCACCCACCACTGCAGACCTTATGTTGAGTGCTGCCACCCTAAGTGTGCCTGATGAAGTTGCTGTAATTTAAGCTTTTTCTCTGTAGCTGGGAAATTGCGCTAGACCTAGCACAAGTTAACAGTTGCAGGCCATATTTGGCACATGCACTTCAGCGCACACTGAATAAATGCGCTGAAGACTCTGACTAGTATCTATGGGTTGCAAACTTGCACAAAAACCAGTGCTGCAGTAACAGGCTAAAGCAAGCAGAGGTATAATTACCTGTGCTATAGTTTGGCCTCTGAATATGTCTGAGTAGACATAATAGAGCAGCAGAATTGCCACGTTAAGG
This portion of the Gymnogyps californianus isolate 813 chromosome 14, ASM1813914v2, whole genome shotgun sequence genome encodes:
- the CPEB4 gene encoding cytoplasmic polyadenylation element-binding protein 4 isoform X3 encodes the protein MHSLENSLIDIMRAENDSLKGQSSLFPMEDGFLDDGRGDQTLHSGLGSPHCFSHQNGERVERYSRKVFVGGLPPDIDEDEITASFRRFGPLIVDWPHKAESKSYFPPKGYAFLLFQDESSVQALIDACIEEDGKLYLCVSSPTIKDKPVQIRPWNLSDSDFVMDGSQPLDPRKTIFVGGVPRPLRAVELAMIMDRLYGGVCYAGIDTDPELKYPKGAGRVAFSNQQSYIAAISARFVQLQHGEIDKRVEVKPYVLDDQLCDECQGARCGGKFAPFFCANVTCLQYYCEYCWAAIHSRAGREFHKPLVKEGGDRPRHISFRWN